Proteins encoded together in one Pseudomonas sp. ADAK13 window:
- a CDS encoding amidase, producing MNQLDATGIAEAVVAAGITPALVAEHFLARTGADEPQIQAFVSFEPEAVREQARQLEGSAGLLAGVPVGIKDIFDTADHPTEFYSPIYQGNRPSRDAHVVTLLRQAGAIIMGKTHTTEFAYMNTGPTRNPLDLARTPGSSSAGSAAGMAAGFFPLALGTQTAGSLLKPAAYCGLYAFKPSFGLVSLEGVKPLAPSFDTVGWYGRSVRDLERVARVLIPGFPAVEAVRRPLRLGFCRTSRWPDVQPSVAQAIEQAIARLGHLVSEVVLPEAFDGVFDDHQLINDCEGARSLAKEFQSHPELLSDSTLAMIECAKATSWEQESAAKARLAQLAPQLAQICQPFDAMLSVSCGMLAPVGLETTGPSDFIKFWGAFGLPQVNVPVLRGDGELPVGLQVIGAFRGDAPLLGTAQVIVDALA from the coding sequence ATGAATCAACTCGACGCGACGGGTATCGCCGAGGCCGTGGTTGCTGCTGGTATTACGCCTGCCTTGGTTGCTGAGCATTTTCTTGCGCGGACAGGTGCCGACGAGCCGCAGATCCAGGCTTTTGTATCCTTCGAGCCTGAAGCGGTACGCGAGCAGGCAAGGCAGCTTGAGGGAAGTGCCGGCCTGCTGGCGGGCGTGCCGGTTGGGATCAAGGACATCTTTGATACGGCCGACCATCCAACGGAATTCTATTCGCCGATTTACCAGGGTAATCGTCCTTCGCGGGATGCCCATGTGGTGACGCTGCTGCGCCAGGCGGGCGCGATCATCATGGGCAAGACCCACACCACTGAATTTGCCTACATGAACACGGGGCCCACGCGGAATCCGCTTGATCTGGCCCGTACGCCGGGTAGCTCCAGTGCGGGTTCTGCGGCGGGGATGGCGGCCGGGTTTTTCCCGTTGGCGTTGGGTACCCAGACGGCTGGATCGTTGCTCAAGCCTGCGGCTTACTGCGGGTTGTATGCTTTCAAGCCGTCGTTTGGGCTGGTCTCGCTGGAGGGCGTGAAACCGCTGGCGCCGAGCTTCGATACGGTGGGCTGGTATGGACGTTCGGTGCGCGATCTTGAGCGGGTGGCGCGGGTGTTGATCCCGGGGTTTCCTGCTGTGGAGGCGGTGCGTCGGCCGCTGCGGCTTGGTTTCTGCCGCACCTCTCGCTGGCCGGATGTGCAGCCGTCGGTGGCGCAGGCGATTGAACAAGCGATCGCCCGGTTGGGGCATCTTGTCAGCGAAGTTGTGTTGCCCGAGGCGTTCGACGGAGTATTTGATGATCATCAGTTGATCAATGATTGCGAAGGTGCCCGCTCATTGGCCAAGGAGTTTCAGTCTCATCCTGAGTTACTCAGTGATTCGACGTTGGCCATGATTGAGTGTGCGAAGGCTACGAGCTGGGAGCAGGAGTCGGCTGCGAAGGCGCGCCTCGCACAACTCGCCCCGCAGCTCGCGCAGATCTGCCAGCCGTTTGATGCGATGTTGAGTGTTTCCTGCGGGATGTTGGCACCGGTGGGGTTGGAGACCACGGGACCGTCGGACTTCATCAAGTTCTGGGGCGCGTTTGGCTTGCCGCAGGTGAATGTGCCGGTGTTGCGTGGGGATGGGGAATTGCCGGTGGGGTTGCAGGTGATTGGGGCGTTTAGAGGGGATGCGCCGTTGCTAGGTACGGCGCAAGTCATTGTTGATGCGCTGGCGTGA
- a CDS encoding cupin domain-containing protein, giving the protein MHPKKRSPHNPIHRLGLRAAATVAITLATLSGAQAAPANTDTIKAFKLCTGADNNSHVLEGTIDQSMRNDVTAIHFKQTPAHSSYSWHNDPEPQYVMTLSGTLAFVTRGGEKFTLHPGEVLIAEDNTGTGHRWNLVDDQPWRRGYVVLKPGAPDSFIPNDPAAAKVCKAS; this is encoded by the coding sequence ATGCATCCGAAGAAACGTTCGCCGCACAACCCAATCCACCGCCTGGGCCTGCGTGCCGCGGCCACCGTCGCAATCACCCTCGCCACCTTGAGCGGCGCACAAGCCGCCCCCGCCAACACTGACACCATCAAGGCATTCAAGCTGTGCACGGGCGCCGACAACAACTCCCACGTACTGGAAGGCACCATCGACCAGAGCATGCGCAATGACGTGACTGCTATTCACTTCAAGCAAACCCCGGCGCATTCCTCGTACAGCTGGCATAACGACCCGGAGCCTCAGTACGTGATGACGCTGTCCGGCACGCTGGCGTTCGTGACGCGCGGCGGTGAAAAGTTCACGCTGCATCCGGGTGAAGTGCTGATTGCCGAAGACAATACCGGCACAGGCCATCGCTGGAATCTGGTGGACGATCAACCGTGGCGACGCGGGTACGTGGTGCTGAAGCCTGGCGCGCCGGATTCGTTCATCCCGAACGATCCTGCCGCTGCCAAGGTGTGCAAGGCGTCTTAA
- a CDS encoding bifunctional diguanylate cyclase/phosphodiesterase: MPRLPTVLLLSLLTWTATAGALTLTDEERVWLADHQELRLGVDASWPPFEYRDEDGRYQGLAADYVRLMQDRLGVRLKLIEPVNWSAVLEQARNNQLDLLPGIMSTPERQGFLSFTRPYLDFPIVILAHEGGPQPRNLKDLYGLKVAVVENYAPHELLRTHHPDLNLVAMPNVSSTLQALATDKVDAVVGDLASSVWSLRQLKLEGLYVSGETPYRYQLAMGVPKDDKMLVGILDKVLADISPAETEAIQQRWVGNVIDHRTLWTDVLLYGLPAVLLLSTVLAVVIRINRRLSSEISRRVALEQELRSSEYHYRGLVESLSAIAWEASISDFTYSYVSPHAEELLGYPRAHWLIPGFWRNIIHPADLTRTESYCYAETRANRDHSVDYRVITADGRCLWVRDIVSLIEHGHEPVLRGLMIDISEAKRTEEALQLSEQKFASVFQQCPDILVIARLSDGCLMEVNKAFEDQIGLSSEEVVGKTATELNIWGIQGVGPGLLQRVQTTSIRNLEMPFLRSNGQAFTGLISAEPFQLDTIEALVVVVRDITQLKETQQRLQTSEEKFAKAFHASPDGLLLSRQSDGLLIEVNEGFSRITGFNSVMSLDQSTLDLGIWVDLNERKDMLERLQRDGFVRDFVCHIRRNDGEIRLCEVSSRPLPIGDEDCMLTIARDITERQLMQEKLQQAATVFESTAEGVLITDTRQNISAVNRAFSEITGYSEAEALGQTPRLLASGLHDSAFYAAMWHQLTANGHWQGEISNRRKNGELYPSWLTISAVRNREQSITHFVAVFADISSLKHAQARLDYQAHHDPLTGLPNRTLFESRLQAALNHQQETGSQGAVLFLDLDRFKHINDSLGHPIGDLLLKDIAVRLKDQLRDVDTVARLGGDEFIILLPGLQQASDAEHLANKLLACFTPPFQAGEHEFFISASIGTSLYPRDGVDVATLVKNADAAMYRSKAKGRNRVESYTEDLTAQANERVALEHELRRAIERDELFLYYQPKLSLDTQQLIGAEALIRWLHPTFGEVPPEHFIALAEENGMILQIGDWVLEQACRQMHDWREVFDDFGPLSVNLAGAQLRHPNLLARIEQLLRDNHLEPGCLQLEITENFIMSQAEEALEVLHQLKGLGVQLAIDDFGTGYSSLSYLKRLPLDFLKIDQSFVRGLPDDPHDAAIVRAIIALGHSMQFTIIAEGVETPAQQAFLAAEGCEQMQGYIVSLPLPPDVFAATFLRMSVSDFSDGTAKKPSL, translated from the coding sequence ATGCCCAGATTGCCGACCGTGTTACTGCTGTCGCTGCTGACCTGGACCGCAACGGCTGGCGCGTTGACTCTCACTGATGAAGAGCGTGTCTGGTTGGCGGACCACCAAGAGTTGCGCCTGGGCGTCGATGCGTCTTGGCCACCCTTTGAATACCGCGATGAAGACGGTCGTTACCAGGGCCTGGCCGCTGATTACGTGCGGCTGATGCAGGATCGCCTTGGGGTCCGGCTGAAGCTGATTGAGCCGGTGAACTGGAGCGCGGTGCTGGAGCAGGCCCGCAACAACCAACTCGACCTGCTGCCGGGCATCATGTCCACGCCGGAACGCCAGGGCTTCCTGTCGTTTACCCGCCCTTATCTCGACTTCCCCATTGTCATCCTCGCCCATGAAGGCGGCCCGCAACCGCGCAACCTCAAGGACCTGTATGGGCTGAAGGTGGCCGTGGTGGAAAACTACGCCCCTCACGAACTGCTGCGCACTCACCACCCGGACCTCAACCTGGTGGCCATGCCCAACGTCAGCTCAACGCTGCAGGCCCTGGCCACCGACAAGGTCGATGCGGTAGTCGGCGACCTGGCGTCCAGCGTATGGAGCCTGCGCCAGCTCAAGCTGGAAGGCTTATACGTCAGTGGCGAAACGCCCTACCGATATCAATTGGCCATGGGCGTACCCAAGGACGACAAGATGCTGGTAGGCATCCTCGATAAAGTCCTGGCCGACATCAGCCCGGCCGAGACCGAGGCTATCCAGCAACGCTGGGTCGGCAATGTCATCGACCACCGCACACTCTGGACCGACGTGCTGCTCTACGGGCTGCCGGCCGTGCTGTTACTGAGCACTGTGCTGGCCGTGGTTATCCGGATCAACCGCCGGCTCAGCTCGGAGATTTCCCGCCGGGTCGCCCTCGAACAGGAATTGCGCAGCAGCGAATACCATTATCGCGGCCTGGTGGAGAGCCTTTCCGCGATCGCCTGGGAAGCCAGCATCAGCGATTTCACCTACAGCTACGTGTCGCCCCACGCCGAGGAACTGCTGGGTTATCCTCGGGCCCATTGGCTGATCCCGGGCTTCTGGCGCAACATCATTCACCCCGCCGACCTGACCCGCACAGAATCCTATTGCTACGCAGAAACCCGAGCCAACCGCGACCACAGTGTCGACTACCGGGTGATCACCGCCGATGGCCGCTGCCTGTGGGTGCGGGATATCGTCAGCCTGATCGAACACGGCCACGAGCCGGTGTTGCGCGGCCTGATGATCGACATCAGTGAAGCCAAGCGCACCGAGGAAGCGTTGCAGCTTTCGGAGCAGAAATTTGCCTCGGTGTTCCAGCAATGCCCGGACATCCTGGTGATCGCGCGGCTGTCCGACGGCTGCCTGATGGAGGTCAACAAGGCCTTCGAAGACCAGATAGGCCTGAGCTCCGAAGAAGTCGTGGGAAAAACCGCCACCGAACTGAATATCTGGGGCATTCAAGGTGTAGGCCCCGGCTTGCTGCAACGGGTACAGACCACCAGCATCCGCAACCTGGAAATGCCGTTCCTGCGCAGCAACGGCCAGGCCTTCACCGGGCTGATTTCCGCCGAACCGTTTCAACTCGACACCATCGAAGCCCTGGTGGTGGTGGTGCGCGACATCACCCAACTGAAAGAAACCCAGCAGCGCCTGCAAACCTCCGAAGAGAAATTCGCCAAGGCCTTCCACGCCTCGCCCGACGGCCTGCTGCTATCACGTCAAAGCGACGGTCTGCTGATTGAGGTCAACGAAGGCTTCAGCCGCATCACCGGTTTCAACAGCGTAATGTCACTGGACCAGTCAACCCTGGACCTCGGCATCTGGGTCGACCTGAACGAACGCAAAGACATGCTGGAGCGGCTGCAACGGGACGGGTTTGTCCGCGACTTTGTCTGCCACATCCGCCGCAACGACGGCGAGATTCGCCTGTGTGAAGTCTCCAGCCGCCCGCTGCCCATCGGCGACGAGGACTGCATGCTGACCATCGCCCGGGACATCACCGAGCGCCAGCTGATGCAGGAAAAACTGCAACAGGCCGCCACCGTCTTCGAGAGCACGGCCGAAGGCGTACTGATCACCGACACCCGGCAAAACATCAGCGCCGTGAACCGCGCCTTCAGCGAGATCACCGGCTACAGCGAAGCCGAAGCCCTCGGCCAAACCCCGCGCCTGCTTGCCTCGGGCCTGCACGACAGCGCCTTCTACGCAGCCATGTGGCACCAACTGACGGCCAACGGCCACTGGCAGGGCGAGATCTCCAACCGGCGCAAGAACGGCGAGTTGTACCCCAGCTGGCTGACCATCAGCGCGGTGCGCAATCGAGAGCAGTCGATTACCCACTTTGTTGCCGTGTTTGCCGACATCTCCAGCCTCAAGCACGCCCAGGCGCGCCTCGATTACCAGGCCCACCACGACCCATTGACCGGCCTGCCCAACCGCACCCTGTTTGAAAGCCGCCTGCAGGCCGCCCTCAACCATCAACAGGAAACCGGCAGCCAGGGCGCCGTGCTGTTCCTCGACCTCGACCGTTTCAAACACATCAACGACAGCCTAGGCCACCCGATTGGCGACCTGCTGCTCAAGGACATTGCGGTGCGCCTCAAGGACCAACTGCGGGACGTCGACACCGTTGCGCGCCTGGGCGGCGACGAATTCATCATCCTGTTGCCCGGCCTGCAACAAGCCAGCGACGCCGAACACCTGGCCAATAAACTGCTGGCCTGCTTCACCCCGCCGTTCCAGGCGGGCGAGCACGAGTTCTTTATCAGCGCCAGCATCGGCACCAGCCTCTACCCACGGGACGGCGTCGACGTCGCGACCCTGGTGAAAAATGCCGACGCCGCCATGTACCGCTCCAAGGCAAAAGGCCGCAACCGCGTCGAAAGCTACACCGAGGACCTCACCGCCCAGGCCAACGAACGGGTGGCGCTGGAACACGAACTGCGCCGGGCGATCGAGCGCGACGAACTGTTCCTCTACTACCAGCCAAAACTGAGCCTCGACACCCAACAACTGATCGGCGCCGAAGCGCTGATTCGCTGGCTCCATCCCACCTTTGGCGAAGTGCCGCCCGAGCACTTCATCGCCCTGGCCGAAGAGAACGGCATGATCCTGCAGATTGGCGACTGGGTACTGGAACAGGCCTGCCGGCAGATGCACGACTGGAGAGAGGTCTTTGATGACTTCGGCCCACTGTCCGTCAACCTCGCCGGCGCGCAACTGCGCCACCCCAACCTGCTCGCGCGCATCGAACAGCTGCTGCGGGACAACCACCTCGAGCCCGGCTGCCTGCAACTGGAAATCACCGAAAACTTCATCATGAGCCAGGCCGAGGAAGCACTGGAGGTGCTGCACCAACTCAAGGGCCTGGGCGTGCAACTGGCCATTGATGACTTCGGCACCGGCTACTCGTCCCTCAGCTATTTGAAACGCCTGCCGCTGGACTTCCTGAAGATCGACCAATCCTTCGTCCGCGGCCTGCCCGATGACCCACACGACGCGGCCATCGTGCGCGCCATCATCGCCCTGGGCCACAGCATGCAATTCACCATCATCGCCGAAGGCGTGGAAACGCCTGCCCAGCAAGCGTTTCTGGCGGCTGAAGGCTGCGAACAGATGCAAGGCTACATCGTCAGCCTGCCGCTGCCGCCGGACGTTTTCGCCGCGACGTTCCTTCGCATGAGTGTTTCGGACTTTTCGGATGGCACAGCGAAGAAACCATCGCTATAA
- the rpoD gene encoding RNA polymerase sigma factor RpoD — MSGKAQQQSRIKELITLGREQKYLTYAEVNDHLPEDISDPEQVEDIIRMINDMGIPVHESAPDADALMLADADTDEAAAEEAAAALAAVETDIGRTTDPVRMYMREMGTVELLTREGEIEIAKRIEEGIREVMGAIAHFPGTVDHILSEYTRVTTEGGRLSDVLSGYIDPDDGIAPPAAEVPPPIDAKAAKADDDTDDDEAEASTDDEEEVESGPDPIIAAQRFGAVSDQMELARKALKKHGRGSKQATAELLALAELFMPIKLVPKQFEGLVERVRSALERLRAQERAIMQLCVRDARMPRADFLRQFPGNEVDESWTDALAKGKSKYAEAIGRFQADIVRCQQKLTALQTETGLTIAEIKDINRRMSIGEAKARRAKKEMVEANLRLVISIAKKYTNRGLQFLDLIQEGNIGLMKAVDKFEYRRGYKFSTYATWWIRQAITRSIADQARTIRIPVHMIETINKLNRISRQMLQEMGREPTPEELGERMEMPEDKIRKVLKIAKEPISMETPIGDDEDSHLGDFIEDSTMQSPIDVATVESLKEATRDVLSGLTAREAKVLRMRFGIDMNTDHTLEEVGKQFDVTRERIRQIEAKALRKLRHPTRSEHLRSFLDE; from the coding sequence ATGTCCGGAAAAGCGCAACAGCAGTCTCGTATCAAAGAGTTGATCACCCTTGGTCGTGAGCAGAAGTATCTGACTTACGCAGAGGTCAACGACCACCTGCCTGAGGATATTTCAGATCCAGAGCAGGTGGAAGACATCATCCGCATGATTAATGACATGGGGATCCCCGTACACGAGAGTGCTCCGGATGCGGACGCCCTTATGTTGGCCGACGCCGATACCGACGAGGCAGCCGCTGAAGAAGCAGCCGCCGCGTTGGCAGCGGTCGAGACCGACATCGGTCGCACGACTGACCCTGTGCGCATGTATATGCGCGAAATGGGTACGGTAGAGCTGCTGACACGTGAAGGCGAAATCGAAATCGCCAAGCGTATCGAAGAGGGCATCCGTGAAGTGATGGGCGCAATCGCGCACTTCCCAGGCACGGTTGACCACATTCTCTCCGAGTACACTCGCGTCACCACCGAAGGTGGCCGCCTGTCCGACGTCCTGAGCGGTTATATCGACCCGGACGACGGCATTGCGCCACCTGCGGCTGAAGTTCCGCCACCGATCGATGCCAAGGCTGCGAAAGCAGACGACGATACCGATGATGACGAAGCTGAAGCCAGCACCGATGACGAAGAAGAAGTCGAAAGCGGTCCGGATCCGATCATCGCAGCCCAGCGTTTCGGCGCGGTCTCCGATCAGATGGAACTGGCTCGCAAGGCCCTGAAGAAGCACGGTCGCGGCAGCAAGCAGGCAACTGCTGAATTGCTGGCACTGGCTGAACTCTTCATGCCGATCAAACTGGTACCGAAGCAATTCGAAGGCCTGGTTGAGCGGGTTCGTAGCGCCCTTGAGCGTCTGCGTGCACAAGAGCGTGCGATCATGCAGCTCTGTGTCCGTGATGCGCGCATGCCGCGTGCCGATTTCCTGCGCCAGTTCCCGGGCAACGAAGTCGACGAAAGCTGGACCGACGCACTGGCCAAAGGCAAAAGCAAATACGCTGAAGCCATTGGTCGCTTCCAGGCCGACATCGTTCGTTGCCAGCAGAAGCTGACTGCATTGCAGACCGAAACCGGTCTGACGATTGCCGAGATCAAGGACATCAACCGTCGCATGTCGATCGGTGAGGCCAAGGCCCGCCGCGCGAAGAAAGAGATGGTTGAAGCGAACTTGCGTCTGGTGATCTCCATCGCCAAGAAGTACACCAACCGCGGCCTGCAATTCCTCGATCTGATCCAGGAAGGCAACATCGGCTTGATGAAGGCTGTGGACAAGTTCGAATACCGTCGCGGCTACAAGTTCTCGACTTATGCCACCTGGTGGATCCGTCAGGCGATCACTCGCTCGATCGCCGACCAGGCCCGCACCATCCGTATTCCGGTGCACATGATCGAGACGATCAACAAGCTCAACCGTATTTCCCGGCAGATGTTGCAGGAAATGGGTCGCGAACCGACCCCGGAAGAGCTGGGCGAACGCATGGAAATGCCTGAGGATAAAATCCGCAAGGTATTGAAGATCGCTAAAGAGCCGATCTCCATGGAAACCCCGATCGGTGATGACGAAGACTCCCATCTGGGTGACTTCATCGAAGACTCGACCATGCAGTCGCCAATCGATGTGGCCACCGTTGAGAGCCTGAAAGAAGCGACTCGCGACGTACTGTCCGGCCTCACTGCCCGTGAAGCCAAGGTACTGCGCATGCGCTTCGGCATCGACATGAATACCGACCACACCCTTGAGGAGGTTGGTAAGCAGTTCGACGTTACCCGTGAGCGGATTCGTCAGATCGAAGCCAAGGCGCTGCGCAAGCTGCGCCACCCGACGAGAAGCGAGCATTTGCGCTCCTTCCTCGACGAGTGA
- the dnaG gene encoding DNA primase, with protein MAGLIPQSFIDDLLNRTDIVDVVSSRLQMKKAGKNYTACCPFHKEKTPSFSVSPDKQFYYCFGCGAGGNALGFIMDHDNLDFPQAVEELAKAAGMEIPREESGRPHKPRQPTDSPLYPLLTAAADFYRQALKSHPQRKAAVDYLKGRGLTGEIARDFGLGFAPPGWDNLYKHLSSDTLQQKAMIDAGLLVENAETGKRYDRFRDRVMFPIRDSRGRIIAFGGRVLGDDKPKYLNSPETPVFHKGQELYGLFEARKNNRNLDEIIVVEGYMDVIALAQQGLRNAVATLGTATSEEHLKRLFRVVPNVLFCFDGDQAGRNAAWRALESTLSSLQDGRRARFLFLPEGEDPDTLVRSEGTDAFRARINQHAQPLADYFFQQLTEESDPRSLEGKAHMVTLAAPLIDKVPGANLRTLMRQRLLEITGLSGEAVSQLVHSAPQEAPPAYDPGMDYDAMPDYSDFHQPQEAYTPQQEWTPKKPGAGGKKWDKKPWDKNGKRGGDRDEPRGPRVPAAVEPPTMAALRTLLHHPQLAQKVEDAGHFAAEDHTNTQLLVALLEAVQKNPKLNSFQLIARWHGTEQGRLLKALAEKEWLIDGDNLEQQFFDTITSLVARQRERNLEQLLRKARQSELTAEEKNQLRDLLSRNVSASNPTSAGV; from the coding sequence ATGGCCGGGCTAATTCCCCAGAGCTTTATTGACGACCTTCTGAACCGCACCGACATCGTCGATGTTGTCAGCTCGCGCCTGCAAATGAAAAAGGCCGGCAAGAACTACACCGCCTGCTGCCCGTTCCACAAAGAAAAGACGCCGTCGTTCAGCGTCAGCCCCGACAAGCAGTTCTACTACTGCTTCGGCTGCGGCGCCGGCGGCAACGCCCTCGGCTTCATCATGGACCACGACAACCTGGACTTCCCCCAGGCCGTCGAGGAACTGGCGAAAGCCGCCGGCATGGAAATCCCCCGCGAAGAAAGTGGCCGCCCGCACAAACCGCGGCAACCCACCGATTCGCCGCTGTACCCGCTGCTCACCGCCGCCGCCGACTTTTACCGCCAGGCGCTGAAAAGCCACCCGCAGCGCAAAGCCGCCGTCGATTACCTCAAGGGCCGCGGCCTGACCGGTGAAATCGCCCGCGACTTCGGCCTCGGCTTCGCCCCGCCTGGCTGGGACAATCTGTACAAGCACCTGAGCAGCGACACCCTGCAGCAAAAAGCCATGATCGACGCCGGCCTGTTGGTGGAAAACGCCGAGACCGGCAAGCGTTATGACCGTTTCCGCGACCGGGTGATGTTCCCGATCCGTGACAGTCGCGGCCGTATCATCGCGTTCGGCGGCCGGGTGCTGGGGGACGACAAGCCCAAATACCTGAACTCACCGGAAACCCCGGTGTTTCACAAAGGCCAGGAACTCTATGGCCTGTTTGAAGCGCGCAAGAACAACCGCAACCTCGACGAAATCATCGTGGTTGAAGGCTATATGGACGTGATTGCCCTGGCCCAGCAAGGCTTGCGCAACGCCGTGGCGACCCTGGGTACCGCGACCAGCGAAGAGCACTTGAAGCGCCTGTTTCGCGTGGTGCCCAACGTACTGTTCTGCTTCGACGGCGACCAGGCTGGCCGCAATGCGGCATGGCGCGCCCTTGAATCGACGCTGTCGAGCCTGCAGGACGGGCGGCGCGCGCGCTTCCTGTTCCTGCCCGAAGGCGAAGATCCGGACACCCTGGTCCGCTCCGAAGGCACCGACGCGTTCCGCGCGCGCATCAACCAACATGCACAACCGCTGGCCGATTACTTTTTCCAGCAACTGACCGAAGAGTCCGACCCGCGCTCCCTCGAAGGCAAGGCCCACATGGTCACCCTCGCGGCACCGCTGATCGACAAGGTTCCGGGGGCCAACCTGCGGACCCTGATGCGTCAGCGCCTGCTGGAAATTACCGGTTTGAGTGGCGAGGCCGTCAGCCAGCTGGTGCACAGCGCACCGCAAGAGGCACCGCCGGCCTACGACCCGGGCATGGATTACGACGCCATGCCGGACTATTCCGACTTCCACCAACCGCAGGAGGCCTACACGCCCCAGCAGGAGTGGACACCGAAGAAACCCGGCGCCGGCGGCAAGAAATGGGACAAGAAACCCTGGGACAAAAACGGTAAACGTGGCGGTGACCGTGACGAACCGCGCGGCCCACGCGTCCCAGCAGCAGTAGAGCCACCCACCATGGCGGCCCTGCGTACGTTATTGCACCACCCGCAGCTGGCACAAAAAGTCGAAGACGCGGGGCACTTTGCGGCCGAAGACCACACCAATACACAACTGTTGGTGGCCCTGCTCGAAGCCGTACAGAAGAATCCTAAGCTAAACTCATTCCAGCTGATTGCACGCTGGCACGGCACTGAACAGGGCCGCTTGCTGAAGGCATTGGCAGAAAAGGAATGGCTGATTGATGGCGATAACCTTGAACAACAGTTTTTCGACACCATTACTAGCTTGGTAGCTCGTCAACGCGAGCGAAACCTGGAACAACTTCTTCGAAAAGCGCGTCAGAGTGAATTGACCGCCGAAGAGAAAAATCAACTGCGCGACCTTTTAAGTCGCAATGTTTCCGCATCAAACCCGACCTCAGCTGGCGTGTGA